ATCGGAACatacaaaataaacaaataattgGGAGACTTTCGAAATGTTATGGCAATGGCATTGTGAAGAAAACGACCGCGTCGTACCATGGATTTCTCTCTCCCACAGCTGTGTCTCCTTTATTTATGTTTACAGTGACGACATGACGAAAAAGACGTGAAACCtttgttttcattaaattttgaCACCCAAAGGACGGGGTTTCCTGCTGCAGAACTTCCAGCTTAATTTTGAAACATCTATTACAAAAGACCAGAAACTAATcatatttaattaaaagaaaaacactgtCAGTTGTCCATGTGTGACTAAGGGCATGAAGGGCTTCGCCGCGGATCCGCCATAGATTTTTGAAGACATGGCTCTCTCCCTTTCATATACAAAACAAACAACAAATGCAGACGCGCAAGATGAAGGGAGGAGCAGTGATCAAGAGGCACTACCTTGGCACTGATAGAGTAGAGAACCATATCTTCAATGGTGGTCACATTGAGATGAAGGATCGTGAGCTGCAGGCTTTGAAAGCCAGCTACCAGTTTCAGAAGCTGACGGGGTCGCCTTCTCGACAGTACCTTGAGGTTGGCATGGCTCTCTACCAGAGTGACCTCCACATCTGCAACCCCCGGCCTGCTGCTGCTGTTCTCCCGCACCGAGCAGACCTCGCTTCCGGCGCTGCAACGGCTCGAAGTAGGCAGGGTGGAGTTGTACTGTGGGAAGGTGAACAGGTCTCCGAAGGGAGAGGAAGCCCCACAGTGAGTGCTCCCCACATGCTGCTTGATCCTTCGATGTGCTTCCAATGACTGCAGGAGTTGCTCGAGTTCCTTCACAAAATTTATTGCTCCCCCTACTATAGATGCCTGGTCTCCCtatcagaaacaaaaacaaaacccagaaaaggaaaagaaattattaaaaGGCCAGAGGAAGTAATTCATTCTACAAATATACTCTGACTGGATCAATTATTTTGGCATTTAATGAGCTCTTTCAATATCTAGACCTtttcttatcattttcatttacatttgagCTTGAATAGGACTCAACGAGTACGTTTATTCAGGAGTCAGGACAATGGGATTCGGGGAAAGATGTACATTTAACTAGGTGCGTACCCCAGTTTAACCCATTCTAGCAATTAATGCCCACTGCCATCTAAGGATTAGGGTTTCAGTTCTACTCACAAAGGTCACATTCCACAATTTCTTTTCTCCCCATACTCAAACCTGGGTTCTCGGTGGTCCCCTGGtgttccctttttcttttctttttctaaaagatATTCGCTTTTCGATTTTCTGAGAAAAATGTAATTGCAATGTAATGTTCCAGCATGCAGATCTTCACAAGGAATGAAAAGCTAGAAATATTGCTATCATATTATGAGCAACACATGATTATGATGTCTGATCGATATCTACATGCTTCATCGTATATGTAGCTTGTGTATGGAGAACTTTCTAATATACCAAATTGATAGATAGCAGAATCTGATCAATTCGAAGTCGATAAAAGGCATCCTCTGCTACAAGGACGACGACGGTTGCACATATACTACAACTGCATAAATAGctacaaaattttcaagagataGCCTGCCAATGTTCTGTGTGTAAATGAGAGAGCTTTCCCTCATTATCTTTACCAAGAAAATGTATAAACGCAACTGTACTGCTAAATGTCGACGAAGCAATGGTAAGAGAAGAGTCGGTGGGACAAACCCTTTGGACATAAGATGGAGGCATCAAAGACCGCAGTACAGCGAGATATTCATTCATCTGCTTTCGACGATTTCTTTCCACGGCAATGTGAGTCATCCTCTGGTTTTCCACCTCCTCCTTGTTCTTGCAACACTTAgatctcctcctctttcttcttccgaCATTCTCGGCAGCTGCATCCTGCTGGCCTCCTGCTGTAGAAGGCCAGCCCACAAAATTGCAATTCTCCGAAGGAGACTGCAGATTCTCACTGCAAACAACAGAAGAAGGAGAATGATCCCATTGCCCACC
Above is a window of Nymphaea colorata isolate Beijing-Zhang1983 chromosome 8, ASM883128v2, whole genome shotgun sequence DNA encoding:
- the LOC116258528 gene encoding transcription factor bHLH94-like isoform X2, producing MWREWLFLFGERRRKGQVYSFYMVRRPPLLGERRERAILRKGDFGGAEDETFGSLCLNKKEDQLSMNAYVGGGQWDHSPSSVVCSENLQSPSENCNFVGWPSTAGGQQDAAAENVGRRKRRRSKCCKNKEEVENQRMTHIAVERNRRKQMNEYLAVLRSLMPPSYVQRGDQASIVGGAINFVKELEQLLQSLEAHRRIKQHVGSTHCGASSPFGDLFTFPQYNSTLPTSSRCSAGSEVCSVRENSSSRPGVADVEVTLVESHANLKVLSRRRPRQLLKLVAGFQSLQLTILHLNVTTIEDMVLYSISAKVEEDCQVASVDEIATAVRQIMGRIHAESGLP
- the LOC116258528 gene encoding transcription factor bHLH96-like isoform X1, yielding MWREWLFLFGERRRKGQVYSFYMVRRPPLLGERRERAILRKGEEVGKEGEKGMALEAVGFPHDIFNYGCKDLYSLAASFNADFGGAEDETFGSLCLNKKEDQLSMNAYVGGGQWDHSPSSVVCSENLQSPSENCNFVGWPSTAGGQQDAAAENVGRRKRRRSKCCKNKEEVENQRMTHIAVERNRRKQMNEYLAVLRSLMPPSYVQRGDQASIVGGAINFVKELEQLLQSLEAHRRIKQHVGSTHCGASSPFGDLFTFPQYNSTLPTSSRCSAGSEVCSVRENSSSRPGVADVEVTLVESHANLKVLSRRRPRQLLKLVAGFQSLQLTILHLNVTTIEDMVLYSISAKVEEDCQVASVDEIATAVRQIMGRIHAESGLP